Proteins encoded in a region of the Pocillopora verrucosa isolate sample1 chromosome 11, ASM3666991v2, whole genome shotgun sequence genome:
- the LOC131793291 gene encoding uncharacterized protein, with translation MENTTQKEPRGDTADHQVEFKQKKCLSTRAVRTAALLVGIFLAAVAVLSAYAAGAFDSNPDLPEIMEGEATFTADDGKGEVFHVMIDYKRKLIQLTSLNDHAASPQLFGRRLMSFEENKTVNGTRINATKIVIQDYNAMRKYFVVPENGNSTTKCIYTNLEGEMIPRHLLKHATLISESVEGNITHTLFQVDNDTDVDVYRAKGYNGKIYEIYLHLPNGSIHMRSKEKEMNFTDYKHLNCYRYIEENDTIEEAFYQSNDSKFYQESTEFADPEMERNIQETSPNLTQLLNQTTSFSNESLANQLPMTSRRRRRGIGWRGGRLDWWYGNWCGPYQGGYTYNPKPSCRGVCRTTSYVSSACRRCLPTKDGLDEACMEHDRCIEHRGGGPWWCQPIGNPCKCDSPFVWEAFRQIWSCSSLTCRWHALQVFSSFMSLLSCWFPVRFCFPWIRFVCRCKYCLCPRIVIYWRCIFFKMCAFFGTGKIFA, from the exons ATGGAAAACACAACACAGAAAGAACCGAGAGGCGACACTGCAGATCATCAAG TTGAATTCAAGCAAAAGAAGTGTCTTTCTACACGGGCAGTTAGGACTGCAGCACTTTTGGTTGGCATTTTCCTGGCAGCTGTTGCTGTTTTGTCAGCTTATGCTGCAGGTGCGTTTGATTCCAATCCAGATTTACCGGAAATTATGGAAGGAGAGGCTACATTTACAGCTGATGACGGCAAGGGGGAAGTTTTCCACGTAATGATCGATTATAAGAGAAAGCTAATACAACTAACCTCATTAAATGATCACGCAGCGTCGCCACAGTTATTTGGAAGGCGTCTAATGTCCttcgaagaaaacaaaacagtaaacGGGACGCGAATTAATGCAACAAAAATCGTCATACAGGACTACAACGCG ATGCGAAAGTACTTTGTTGTCCCAGAGAATGGAAATTCAACAACAAAGTGCATTTATACTAATCTTGAAGGAGAAATGATTCCCAGGCATTTACTGAAGCACGCTACCCTTATATCG gaaagcgTCGAGGGAAATATTACCCATACCCTATTTCAAGTTGATAATGACACTGATGTGGACGTTTATCGAGCGAAAGGGTACAATGGAAAGATTTACGAG ATTTACTTACATCTCCCAAACGGTAGCATTCATATGCGTTccaaggaaaaggaaatgaactTCACAGACTATAAACATCTGAACTGCTACAGGTATATTGAAGAGAACGACACAATTGAGGAGGCCTTCTACCAGTCAAATGACTCGAAGTTTT ATCAAGAGTCAACCGAATTTGCAGATCCTGAGATGGAGAGAAATATTCAGGAAACTTCTCCCAACTTGACTCAGCTGTTGAACCAGACGACATCATTTAGCAATGAAAGTCTGGCTAATCAACTGCCGATGACCTCAAGACGCCGCCGCCGGGGGATTGGATGGCGTGGAGGGAGATTGGACTGGTGGTACGGAAACTGGTGTGGGCCTTACCAGGGTGGTTACACTTATAATCCAAAGCCATCTTGCAGGGGCGTTTGCCGTACTACAAGCTATGTGAGTAGCGCCTGTCGTAGGTGCCTCCCGACAAAAGACGGATTAGATGAAGCGTGTATGGAGCATGACAG ATGTATTGAACATAGAGGCGGTGGTCCTTGGTGGTGCCAGCCTATTGGAAATCCGTGCAAGTGTGACAGCCCGTTTGTATGGGAAGCCTTCCGCCAGATATGGAGTTGTTCATCCCTAACCTGCCGATGGCACGCTTTACAAGTCTTCTCGTCATTTATGAGCCTTTTATCGTGTTGGTTTCCTGTCAGGTTTTGCTTTCCTTGGATCCGGTTTGTGTGCAGATGCAAGTATTGTTTGTGTCCCAGGATTGTCATATACTGGAGgtgcattttttttaagatgtgcGCTTTCTTTGGTACTGGAAAgatttttgcttga